The Synechococcus sp. WH 8101 sequence GATCGCCGGTGAGAGCCCCTCGATCGCATCGACATCCGGCTTATCGACCTGACCGAGAAACTGACGGGCGTAGGCCGACAGGCTCTCCACATAACGGCGCTGACCCTCAGCAAAGATCGTGTCAAACGCCAGGGAACTCTTGCCGCTGCCACTCACACCGGTGAACACCACCAGCTTGTTGCGGGGAATGGTGACGTCGACGTTCTTGAGGTTGTGCTGACGCGCTCCACGCACGCGGATCACATCCTCGAGCGAACCACCGCTGAGGTTGATCGGGCCCGCCGCATGCGACAGATCCTTCGGCTTCGGAGCGGGGCGCCCCATGCGGCAGCGTTCGGCAGCACCAGAGTCTACGGAGATTGATCCAGCTCAGGCTGCACGCTGTTCCAACAGGCTCGCGGCATAGGCGCGCGCCTCACCCAGATTGCCACCGGCCAGTTCCGCCAGTTCCTGCTCACGCGCCTGAGTGTCCCGCAGGTGGGACACTCGCGAACGGGTCTCGCCGTTCTCCACCGCTTTACTCACCCGGAAATGATGGTCGGCCGCTGCCGCCACCAGCGGTTGATGGGTCACACAGAACACCTGACGGTGGCGCGACAGGGTACGGAGCAGATCGGCCATCGCCCCGCTGACACGCCCACTCACGCCCGTGTCGATCTCATCAAACAGCAGGGTGCTGGAGCCATCCACGGCTGCCAGACAGGTCTTGAGCGCGAGCAGAAAACGCGACATCTCCCCACCCGATGCCACCTCCCCCAGAGGAGCGAGGGGCTGGCCGGGATTGGCGGAAAACAGAAACGACACAGCATCAGCACCAGCCTCGCCGGGCTCTGAGGGATCCACCGCCACCTGAAACCGCACATTGGCCAGACCCATCGGCCGCAGATGGGCCAGCAAGTCCTGCTCCAGCTGACGGGCCACCCGATGGCGGCGCTCCGTCAGCACACCGTTGCTCTGATCACGCTGCAATCGGGCCTGATATTCCTCCAGCTCCAAAGCCTGCACGGCCCCATCCGCACCACCAGGCTCCAGCTGTTCGCGCAGGGCATCGCGGAGCTCGCAGAGGCCGGCGAGATCCTGACCATGGCGGCGCTCCAACCGTTTCAGCAAAGCCAGACGATCCTGCAAGACATGGAGCCGATCCGGATCGCTCTCCAGGGCAGCGCCATAGGTCTCCAGATCCTTGATCAGATCTCGCACGGTGGCCTCAAGATCGAGGCAACGCTCCGCCAAGGGCTGCAGGGAGCTATCCAGGGCCACCATCTGCTGCAGTTCATGGCAGCAGGCCACCAGGTGATCCACCGCCGAAGGGGCCTGATCCGCTCCGTCCTGAAGGCGACCCACCAATTCAGCCAATCCCTCCTGCAGGCGAACGCCGTGCACCAGCCGATCCTGCTCAGCCGTGAGCACCTGAATCTCCAGCGGATCCTCCAAGGCGGCAGCCTCCAATTCCGCCAGCAGCTCCTGGCGCTCGCCCCAGTCGTGCTGCAGACGCTGATGATCGGCACGGGCCTGCTCGAGCCGCTCGAAGCACAACCGCCAGTGCTGCCAATGCTGACGCACCCGCTGCAGCAGCTCCTCCAGCTCCGGCCCGCCAAGACGATCCAACCAGCGCCGTTGCAGACCGGGCCTGGACAACTGCTGACTCTGCCCCTGCACCGTGAGATCAATCAGCAAAGGCCGTAACGACAGCACCTGCTGCCGATTGATCACCACCCCATTGACGCGGAAGCGACTGCTGAGCCGATCGTCCTGACGACGCCAATCGCGGCTGACCACCAGTTCCTGGTCGTCATCGAGGGGGAGATCATGGGCTGCCAACCAGGCGCGGAGTCCCGCCTGCACAGTGAACCGCGCTTCGATACCAGCCCGATCGCCATCGCGGCGAATCAACCGCTGGGCCGCCGTACCCTGCAGCCCGCCCAGCACGGCATCCAACGCATCCAACAGGATCGACTTGCCGGCGCCGGTCTCACCGGTGAGCACGGTGAAACCCTGCTGGAAATCAAGTTCCAGACTGTCGATCAGGGCAATGTTCTGCAGTCGCAGCCCGGTCAGCACGGCAGCTCCCGGTGGTCGCGTTGACCGTAGCGGCAGCCCAGCTCGTTTAGAAGGGGTGCACTGGCAAGGCCGGCCGTGATCGAACAGGAACTCGGGGATTTCATCGAAGCGTCAGGCCTGATGGCCTACGACCCAGCGGCGATCACCCGGATCTATGCCGGTCACCCCCAGCGGTTGATCCGACGCCTCTGGCAAACCCTGGTGCCGATCAGTCTGCTGCTGCTGGGTATCGGCAGCGATTGGATGCTGGGCCTGCTGAGGACGCCGGAACGGGCCCGACGCCGAGCGCGGGAATGCGCCGAACTGCTGGTGGACCTCGGGCCAGCGTTCATCAAAGCGGGGCAGGCCCTCTCCACCCGACCAGACATCGTTCCACCGGTGCTGCTCGAGGAACTGGCGCAACTGCAGGACCAGCTACCCGGATTCTCCAGTGACCTGGCGATGGCCTGCATCGAAGAGGATCTGGGGGTGCCCGTGCATGAACACTTCGACTCGCTGGAGCGCGAGCCGATCTCTGCCGCCTCCCTGGGTCAGGTGCACCGAGGCGTGCTGAAAGGCGGTCAGCCGGTGGCCGTGAAGGTGCAGCGGCCGGGGCTGCGGGAACAAATCACGCTCGATCTCTACATCGTGCGCAACATCGCCGCCTGGTTGAACCGCAACATCGGCCTAATCCGCAGCGATCTTGTGGCCCTGATCGATGAACTAGGGCAACGGGTGTTCGAAGAGATGGATTATCTCAACGAAGCCGCCAATGCCGAACGGTTCCGGGAGCTGCACCGCAACAATCCACGCATTGCCGTTCCGGCGATTTATCGGGATGCCACCAGTCGGCGGGTGCTGACGATGGAATGGATCGATGGTGTGAAACTCACCAACCTGGATGCGGTGCGGGCGATGGGCATCGATCCGGACGACATGGTGGAAGTGGGTGTGAACTGCAGCCTGCAGCAGCTGCTGGAACACGGCTTCTTTCACGCCGATCCCCACCCGGGCAACCTGCTGGCCCTCGAGGACGGAAGGCTGTGTTACCTCGATTTTGGGATGATGAGCGAGGTGAGCCGGGAGTCACGCACGGGCCTGATCCAGGCGGTGGTGCATCTGGTGAACCGCAACTTCAGCAAGCTCTCCAAGGACTTCGTCACCCTCGGCTTCCTAGCCGAAGACGTGAATCTCGAACCGATCGTTCCCGCCTTCGAGAGCGTCTTCAGCCAGGCACTGGAGATGGGCGTGAATCGGATGGACTTCAAGAGCGTCACCGATGACATGTCGGGCGTGATGTATCGCTTTCCCTTCCGGGTGCCGCCTTATTACGCCCTGATCATCCGCTCCCTGGTGACCCTGGAGGGGATCGCCCTGAGCGTGGATCCCGACTTCAAAATCCTCGGTGCGGCCTACCCCTACTTCGCCCGTCGCCTGATGGAGGATCCCGATCCGCAACTCCGCCAGAGCCTTAAGGAGATGCTGTTTGACGGTGACGCCTTCCGCTGGACCCGCCTGGAAAATCTGGTGGCCAGTGCGGCGAGTCAAGCCCAGCTGGACCTCGACACCCTGCTCGACCAGGTGCTCGATTTCCTCTTCTCTCCCAACGGGGGCATGCTGCGCAATCAATTGGTCGACGCGGTGGTCGACCGCCTCGATGCCCTCGGCTGGTTCACAATGCGTCGGATCAGCCGGCAGCTGCCACGGCGCCTGCAACCACCGGGCCTTATGGCATCGGCGTCCTGGCAAACGGCCGACGACGAGATGCTCGATCTCGAACCCATCCGTCAACTGGTCGCCGTGCTGCAGCAATTGCCGGGATTCCGCCCGGAGCTGGTGCTGCGACGCCTGCCCCGTCTGATGCGTGAACCTGGAGCGCGCACCATGGGCCTGAGTGTGGCCAAGGGACTGGCCGAACGAGGAGTTGTCCGCCTCGTGCGCGTCGCCGCTGGTGTTCCTGCCTAGATTCCGGGCGCTTGGAACAGGTCATGGTTTTGTCCACACCGAAGCGCTCGCGACGCCGTGCCCTGCTGGCCCTGGCCACGGGTCTCGGGTTGAGCATCAGCAGCCTGATCGCTCCGGCCCAAGCGGCCAAGGAGGTGGCCTTCGTGAGCGGCGCCTTCAGACGCTCGATTTCAGTGGCGGATCTCGCCTATCTGGCCGAAACCGGCAAAGCGCGAGGGCTGCTCGCTGACATTCTCAAACTCGGTCGTCAGGACCCGGCCGATGTGGCCAAGCTCCTGAACCAAAAAC is a genomic window containing:
- a CDS encoding AarF/ABC1/UbiB kinase family protein, whose protein sequence is MAYDPAAITRIYAGHPQRLIRRLWQTLVPISLLLLGIGSDWMLGLLRTPERARRRARECAELLVDLGPAFIKAGQALSTRPDIVPPVLLEELAQLQDQLPGFSSDLAMACIEEDLGVPVHEHFDSLEREPISAASLGQVHRGVLKGGQPVAVKVQRPGLREQITLDLYIVRNIAAWLNRNIGLIRSDLVALIDELGQRVFEEMDYLNEAANAERFRELHRNNPRIAVPAIYRDATSRRVLTMEWIDGVKLTNLDAVRAMGIDPDDMVEVGVNCSLQQLLEHGFFHADPHPGNLLALEDGRLCYLDFGMMSEVSRESRTGLIQAVVHLVNRNFSKLSKDFVTLGFLAEDVNLEPIVPAFESVFSQALEMGVNRMDFKSVTDDMSGVMYRFPFRVPPYYALIIRSLVTLEGIALSVDPDFKILGAAYPYFARRLMEDPDPQLRQSLKEMLFDGDAFRWTRLENLVASAASQAQLDLDTLLDQVLDFLFSPNGGMLRNQLVDAVVDRLDALGWFTMRRISRQLPRRLQPPGLMASASWQTADDEMLDLEPIRQLVAVLQQLPGFRPELVLRRLPRLMREPGARTMGLSVAKGLAERGVVRLVRVAAGVPA
- the recN gene encoding DNA repair protein RecN, with amino-acid sequence MLTGLRLQNIALIDSLELDFQQGFTVLTGETGAGKSILLDALDAVLGGLQGTAAQRLIRRDGDRAGIEARFTVQAGLRAWLAAHDLPLDDDQELVVSRDWRRQDDRLSSRFRVNGVVINRQQVLSLRPLLIDLTVQGQSQQLSRPGLQRRWLDRLGGPELEELLQRVRQHWQHWRLCFERLEQARADHQRLQHDWGERQELLAELEAAALEDPLEIQVLTAEQDRLVHGVRLQEGLAELVGRLQDGADQAPSAVDHLVACCHELQQMVALDSSLQPLAERCLDLEATVRDLIKDLETYGAALESDPDRLHVLQDRLALLKRLERRHGQDLAGLCELRDALREQLEPGGADGAVQALELEEYQARLQRDQSNGVLTERRHRVARQLEQDLLAHLRPMGLANVRFQVAVDPSEPGEAGADAVSFLFSANPGQPLAPLGEVASGGEMSRFLLALKTCLAAVDGSSTLLFDEIDTGVSGRVSGAMADLLRTLSRHRQVFCVTHQPLVAAAADHHFRVSKAVENGETRSRVSHLRDTQAREQELAELAGGNLGEARAYAASLLEQRAA